The Nasonia vitripennis strain AsymCx chromosome 1 unlocalized genomic scaffold, Nvit_psr_1.1 chr1_random0016, whole genome shotgun sequence genome has a segment encoding these proteins:
- the LOC116416068 gene encoding serine/arginine repetitive matrix protein 1-like encodes MQRSAKMIDSAEMHSRFIAYATRNSVKLYTATTSVRKMEAVQVAEKVLLGALEQLKRAQLFVERAEERYWKEWAHSKLNHISVLSESEIVKGRVLQDGLARPPSPRAHAPSDARAEGDESRESDSPPNPPSHPSPRAHTTAEERAEGDSPPSPPSPPSLPSPLSPPSLPSPRVYAPSDERAEGDESRETASPLSPPSPRVQVRPLDVTEWDNNASPRARTLTAVSAEGNDSRETVNQLCPPSLTINSEQPAKKRNKHSVLQYQTREEEPKLKKAKIENRYILVPNQQRLFISTDVLIYWITWFWKSPANRGIEEGQPKTKINKTKSQKKDKKGKAKKTHNNTETEEEKERKREKDRIRKREQRRKLKEEAQNSRPRVPLQRLKITTKHPSSPQPPLFTSCTGCREDCWYQGIEHHTTNWILCVVCRTNWANGECVHRIPYECRICKLKRRS; translated from the exons ATGCAGCGCTCAGCAAAAATGATAGACTCAGCAGAAATGCACTCGCGGTTCATCGCGTATGCCACGAGGAACAGTGTGAAATTGTACACAGCCACGACAAGTGTTAGAAAAATGGAAGCAGTCCAAGTCGCAGAAAAAGTGTTACTTGGAGCCCTTGAACAGCTAAAAAGGGCTCAATTATTTGTGGAAAGAGCAGAAGAACGATATTGGAAGGAGTGGGCGCATTCTAAATTAAACCATATAAGTGTGTTAAGTGAAAGTGAAATAGTAAAAGGACGAGTGTTGCAAGACGGATTAGCGAGACCGCCGAGTCCGCGCGCACATGCACCATcggatgcgcgcgcggagggggACGAGTCGCGGGAGAGCGACAGTCCGCCGAATCCGCCGAGCCATCCGAgtccgcgcgcacacacaacaGCGGAGGAGCGCGCGGAGGGGGACAGTCCGCCGAGTCCGCCGAGTCCGCCGAGCCTGCCGAGTCCGCTGAGTCCGCCGAGCCTGCCGAGTCCGCGCGTATATGCACCATCCGACGAGCGCGCGGAA GGGGACGAGTCGCGAGAGACGGCGAGTCCGTTAAGCCCGCCGAGTCCGCGCGTACAAGTGCGACCATTAGACGTCACGGAGTGGGACAATAACGCAAgtccgcgcgcacgcacacttACTGCTGTGAGCGCGGAAGGAAACGATTCGCGAGAAACCGTGAATCAGCTGTGTCCCCCAAGCTTGACCATTAATTCAGAACAGCCAGCAAAGAAGAGAAACAAACATAGTGTGCTACAATATCAGACCCGGGAAGAAGAGCCTAAATTAAAGAaggcaaaaattgaaaaccgcTACATATTAGTCCCCAATCAGCAACGGTTATTCATATCAACCGACGTTTTAATTTACTGGATAACCTGGTTCTGGAAAAGTCCAGCGAATAGGGGAATTGAGGAAGGACAaccgaaaacaaaaattaataaaacaaaatcgcAAAAGAAAGATAAGAAAGGAAAAGCTAAGAAAACGCATAATAATACTgaaacagaagaagaaaaagaaagaaaaagagagaaagatagaataAGGAAGCGAGAGCAGAGAAGAAAACTAAAGGAAGAAGCCCAAAACTCCAGACCAAGAGTCCCTCTACAAAgactaaaaattactactaaACATCCATCATCTCCGCAGCCACCACTATTCACAAGCTGTACGGGTTGCAGAGAGGACTGCTGGTACCAGGGAATTGAACATCACACCACAAACTGGATACTCTGCGTTGTTTGTCGTACTAACTGGGCGAACGGTGAGTGCGTTCATAGAATTCCGTATGAGTGTAGGATTTGTAAGTTAAAAAGAAGATCTTAA